A portion of the Bactrocera neohumeralis isolate Rockhampton chromosome 2, APGP_CSIRO_Bneo_wtdbg2-racon-allhic-juicebox.fasta_v2, whole genome shotgun sequence genome contains these proteins:
- the LOC126751591 gene encoding uncharacterized protein LOC126751591 has translation MSLHLTTRSNTSINQKGSDDGPKQSAMRSSLKRKSVSSISSNGLLDGGSDSSDTSQQRRAHFDQKNIDLTYKPVTKDYGYIQIKQAATPFPRRSSTIRLSVAEKRKSKEFAVETKKLIDPILPRDFSIIELRTGDEAADFVTKRQLFCKGEFTITRQRRSMQVHPPLRNIDEAASARKSSSNLNLTKFFRKHYHQRESPIFD, from the coding sequence atgtCGCTACATTTGACAACTCGCAGCAATACGTCGATAAACCAAAAAGGTAGTGATGATGGCCCGAAACAAAGTGCAATGCGATCTTCGCTGAAGAGGAAGTCTGTCAGTTCGATATCCTCGAACGGTTTACTCGATGGAGGCTCTGATTCTTCGGATACATCACAACAGCGACGAGCTCATTTCGACCAAAAGAACATCGATCTGACATATAAACCTGTAACTAAGGACTATGGATATATACAGATCAAACAAGCGGCCACACCATTTCCACGGCGATCATCGACCATACGTTTGAGCGTTGCGGAAAAGAGAAAGAGCAAAGAATTTGCTGTAGAAACGAAAAAACTCATCGACCCAATTTTGCCACGTGATTTCAGCATAATAGAATTGCGAACCGGCGATGAAGCTGCTGACTTTGTAACTAAACGTCAGTTATTCTGTAAAGGTGAATTTACCATAACACGACAACGGAGATCAATGCAGGTTCATCCGCCACTTAGAAATATCGATGAGGCAGCAAGCGCTCGTAAAAGCTCCTCGAACCTCAATTTAACTAAGTTCTTCCGCAAGCATTATCACCAACGGgagagtccaatttttgattgA
- the LOC126751552 gene encoding NAD-dependent protein deacetylase Sirt2 — translation MSNKDEAGPSKKPNEHNHPPRSDSTEREEVAPSPSSVLESIRANLTHLFSRLSVHQEPAATGVIPSLTFDGFLQHWKDNGFRKIITLVGAGISTSAGIPDFRTPGTGLYDNLKKYDLPHPTDIFELDYFLDNPKPFFSLAKELYPGHFTPTPTHYFIRLLNDKGLLVRHYTQNIDSLERIAGIPEEKMVEAHGTFHTNHCLECTTLYSKEWMKDKLFTDTLPLCDHCGGIVKPDIVFFGENMPESFYNMPTEDFKDCDLLFIMGTSLEVYPFASLVGYAEPSCLRVLINRNVVGKFTSPVNKRDISYVGDCDDAVWKIAEALGWTAELKALIKKETGQFEKQKPKSVTLKPESEKSKQTKDKKS, via the exons aTGAGCAATAAAGACGAAGCCGGGCCGTCAAAAAAGCCAAATGAACACAATCATCCGCCCCGAAGTGATAGTACAGAACGTGAGGAAGTTGCACCAAGCCCAAGTA GTGTGTTGGAATCTATTCGGGCGAATTTAACCCACTTGTTCTCCAGGCTTTCAGTACATCAAGAACCAGCGGCGACTGGG GTTATTCCAAGTTTAACGTTTGATGGATTTCTGCAACACTGGAAAGATAAtggatttagaaaaattattacgtTAGTTGGAGCGGGTATATCAACAT ctgCTGGCATACCGGACTTTAGAACACCTGGAACGGGGCTTTACGACAACTTAAAGAAATATGATCTACCACATCCAACCGATATATTTGAATTGGATTATTTTTTGGACAATCCAAAGCCATTCTTTTCTTTAGCCAAAGAGTTGTACCCTGGACACTTTACTCCTACACCAACTCATTACTTCATACGACTTTTAAATGACAAAGGTTTGTTGGTTCGTCATTACACACAGAATATTGACTCTTTGGAACGTATTGCTGGCATACCCGAGGAGAAGATGGTCGAAGCGCATGGTACATTTCACACAAATCATTGTCTTGAATGCACGACATTGTATTCAAAAGAATGGATGAAAGACAAATTATTCACCGATACTTTACCCCTGTGCGACCATTGCGGTGGCATTGTCAAACCCGATATTGTTTTCTTTGGTGAAAATATGCCCGAGAGTTTCTATAATATGCCAACCGAAGATTTCAAGGACTGCGATCTGCTTTTTATTATGGGTACATCATTGGAGGTGTATCCGTTCGCTTCGTTGGTTGGGTATGCAGAACCTTCATGTCTACGTGTACTGATCAACAGGAATGTCGTTGGAAAATTTACGAGCCCGGTGAATAAGCGAGATATCTCCTATGTAGGTGATTGTGATGACGCTGTGTGGAAAATAGCTGAGGCGCTGGGCTGGACTGCTGAGCTCAAAGCAttgattaaaaaagaaacaggacAATTTGAAAAGCAAAAGCCCAAGAGCGTCACTTTAAAACCTGAGAGCGAGAAATCAAAACAAACGAAGGACAAAAAATCCTAA
- the LOC126751525 gene encoding gastrula zinc finger protein XlCGF26.1, translated as MHLNHATAMANYQHYPPPQISTHGGTPTTVQQQTTIATGSTPFTLHQLTAVQAIQHPTHQAMLHPQHPLVHLLDISTTNTPNPTPVPPTKVEVPEPEPIEVKVDDPRKKKECHVCKNKFRQLTTLRNHMKIHTDERPYKCKHCDRAFRQISTLTNHVKIHTGEKPFTCSICAKDFRQQSTLINHIKTHKESSTPTSLLNYQPGNKLNHRNSKLAQNQMVDYQNRSITKTLYTGSYSSPQAEELVKPYQCNVCKRRFPQLSTLHNHERTHIDPKPYKCDTCDKSFSQLATLTNHKKIHTGDKPYACSFCSMQFRQQSTLTNHMKTHTTAASNTNAVPTTTTTMAAPHGLNHMTTSSLVAHGEHPPLNNMVHQQLQAEHPLLHFLDSNTTVSTIAKEPFNPNTSRRFKNEADSLMLESPDRPFPCAICRKAFSQQSTLANHIKTHTGEKPYKCKVCESNFRQLSTLNNHLKIHTGEKPYSCSYCPKQFRQKSTLINHVRIHNC; from the exons ATGCACCTCAACCACGCCACTGCAATGGCTAACTACCAACATTACCCGCCACCGCAAATATCAACGCATGGTGGCACGCCCACCACAGTGCAGCAGCAGACTACCATAGCGACGGGCAGTACACCATTTACATTACATCAATTGACTGCTGTACAAGCTATACAACATCCAACGCATCAGGCTATGCTACACCCGCAACATCCGCTGGTACATCTACTTGATATTTCTACAACAAATACACCGAATCCAACACCAGTGCCGCCAACGAAAGTCGAGGTACCGGAACCCGAACCGATTGAGGTGAAAGTCGACGATCCGCGCAAGAAGAAGGAATGCCACGTCTGCAAGAATAAATTTCGACAGTTAACTACTTTGCGCAATCATATGAAAATCCATACCGATGAGCGGCCGTACAAGTGTAAGCATTGCGATCGAGCCTTCCGCCAAATTTCAACGCTCACCAATCATGTGAAAATTCATACTGGCGAAAAACCGTTCACATGCTCTATATGCGCAAAAGATTTTCGCCAACAAAGTACACTAATCAACCACATCAAGACACATAAAG aATCGAGTACCCCAACCTCATTGTTGAATTATCAGCCGGGTAATAAACTAAATCATCGCAATTCGAAATTGGCTCAAAATCAAATGGTAGACTATCAAAATCGATCCATAACAAAAACCCTTTATACTGGTAGCTACAGCTCACCGCAGGCCGAAGAGCTGGTCAAACCGTATCAGTGCAATGTATGCAAAAGACGTTTCCCACAACTAAGTACACTACATAACCATGAGCGGACACACATCGATCCTAAGCCGTATAAGTGTGACACATGTGACAAGTCCTTCAGTCAACTGGCCACTTTAACCAATCACAAAAAGATCCATACCGGTGATAAGCCATATGCCTGTTCCTTTTGTTCCATGCAATTTCGACAGCAGAGTACTCTAACCAACCACATGAAGACACACACCACAG CCGCCAGCAATACGAATGCAGtgccaaccacaacaacaacaatggcagcaCCACACGGACTCAACCATATGACCACATCAAGTCTTGTAGCACATGGAGAACATCCACCACTCAATAACATGGTACATCAACAATTGCAAGCCGAACATCCACTTTTGCATTTTCTCGATAGCAACACCACAGTTAGCACCATTGCGAAGGAGCCATTCAATCCCAACACCAGTCGTCGTTTCAAAAACGAGGCCGATAGCTTAATGCTGGAGAGTCCGGACCGCCCATTTCCATGCGCCATTTGCCGAAAGGCCTTCTCACAACAAAGCACTTTGGCTAACCACATTAAGACGCACACCGGCGAAAAGCCATATAAATGCAAAGTATGCGAGTCGAACTTTCGACAACTGTCCACCTTGAATAATCATTTAAAGATACATACTGGCGAAAAGCCCTACAGCTGTTCCTATTGCCCTAAGCAATTCCGGCAGAAAAGCACTCTCATTAATCATGTCAGAATTCACAATTGTTAA
- the LOC126751598 gene encoding uncharacterized protein LOC126751598 gives MAAQFKSRTNSELSVKTYITVKNFPSEKMLKEDPNRLSKQKRAPRQVHIKESSSHSFKSAVFDEENILSTQSSNKSQTINEITSLATPYTKPVNMNSKLMEINARRSSEASFVLETSTPTNVSSYNVSSPAFLLKRQQFSKGEYTNAKCGRYARIHPPLCSIPAERLVCVPGSLESLTDYLQSPQITVYP, from the coding sequence ATGGCTGCTCAATTCAAAAGCCGGACAAATTCTGAGTTGAGCGTCAAGACATACATAACTGTGAAGAATTTCCCTagtgaaaaaatgcttaaagAAGACCCCAATagattatcaaaacaaaaacgagcACCTCGGCAAGTACATATAAAAGAATCCTCATCACATAGCTTTAAAAGTGCAGTATTCGATGAAGAGAATATCTTATCCACACAATCCTCAAATAAGTCGCAGACCATAAACGAGATTACCTCCCTAGCGACACCCTACACAAAACCAGTTAATATGAATTCGAAGCTAATGGAAATAAACGCTAGAAGATCGTCCGAAGCAAGTTTCGTTTTAGAAACTTCAACACCAACGAATGTATCTTCGTATAATGTTTCATCGCCGGCCTTCCTACTGAAGAGACAGCAATTTTCTAAAGGTGAATATACAAATGCGAAATGTGGTCGATACGCTCGCATACATCCGCCATTGTGTAGCATTCCAGCAGAGCGTTTAGTATGCGTCCCGGGCTCTTTAGAGAGTTTGACCGATTATTTACAATCTCCGCAGATAACGGTATATCCGTGA